One part of the Aricia agestis chromosome Z, ilAriAges1.1, whole genome shotgun sequence genome encodes these proteins:
- the LOC121739309 gene encoding zinc finger CCCH domain-containing protein 18-like isoform X1, with the protein MDSEDSRDASGDGHSSSSSSSSSRSRRSSSSESSKKGPKSPQSPRSNGHGPRSPSPESHSQSSHRSGKKPQSPDNMSGAHSDINSPENSLPGSPLGPKSPDAPKSPNEAVFNARSPEPPSSPPPHSGPRTPQSPSSSIKSPVSRSQPVSPDSGSQIASPPRDAEPRSQTSSPSPDRGSSQSSPRRSPVKKNDWSPKEKWRRHTKAEQKMVATSRARSRSESSQSSRSSSYNKRSTKDPVTEEISDGEMESDQEDHKSRSKSVASDKKQEKDNNISHEDLSDVSDLDSENGDMEKKTKSKPKSPPLNHESVNGNVDSNPRTSPKSDTRTENSKLEKLPQEKTSNTEDGEEQLDFEAEEGECIETKQKDHSNGEIDTQAGENEETKPGRRSRGSSLEEGEVSDEAERRPEESEPRPVCRFFSRGACTWGISCRFLHPGVTDKGNYNMFDVVRGMPASGAYVRDTAPPESAWERGLRTAKEMLRIANKRKEQDMDFEEKKLHLSLGGAAHDPDAELAYAAAAVGASPPAIEPAARDPEVFSRPYGGVMYRGRFPRPADERERYYERERGYERGFERPYYDDHGPPDDVTYHKRRVRSSREVIVQRAEVERREGREGRERERGGRGDEWADPWMRTEPRRRRPPSSDDSYSSSSSLNSSSRSSGSPGGRRKRRGSPASKQRLSPSVIVRERRLATARATAMNPPAPRRRAPSPAARQLAVNPSPPVSAAAYRHKEEMDPYGRSKASSRNRNRKKYSRSSSSGSESSSSSSESESESRSSSSSGSSGARRARQARLLNAAARPNRLNSKSTLGAPTGVMSKKESSMEKEAASRKRTATSPVGGAAAKKSVSRREELLKQLKAVEDAIARKRSKI; encoded by the exons ATGGACTCTGAAGATTCTCGAGATGCTTCTGGTGATGGACATTCTTCATCAAGTAGTAGCTCCAGTTCTAGGAGCCGAAGAAGTTCCTCTTCAGAGAGTTCAAAGAAAGGACCAAAATCTCCGCAGTCACCTAGATCCAACGGCCACGGCCCTAGATCACCTTCACCAGAAAGTCATTCCCAGTCCAGTCATAGATCAGGCAAAAAGCCCCAATCTCCGGATAACATGAGCGGAGCTCATTCAGATATTAACTCACCTGAGAACTCATTACCGGGTTCCCCACTTGGGCCAAAGTCACCTGATGCACCAAAATCGCCAAATGAAGCTGTCTTCAATGCTCGCTCTCCGGAGCCTCCATCGTCCCCACCTCCTCACAGTGGGCCCCGGACACCACAATCACCCAGCAGTTCTATCAAGTCCCCTGTGTCCAGGTCTCAGCCTGTCTCGCCAGATTCAGGTTCACAGATTGCATCACCTCCCCGTGATGCCGAGCCAAGGTCACAAACTTCCAGCCCTTCCCCCGATCGGGGATCATCTCAGTCCTCCCCCCGTAGGTCCCCAGTCAAAAAGAATGACTGGAGTCCCAAAGAGAAGTGGAGAAGGCACACTAAAGCTGAACAAAAAATGGTGGCCACGTCACGAGCTAGGAGTCGATCGGAATCTAGCCAGTCTAGCAGAAGCTCATCATACAATAAGAGGAGTACTAAAGATCCAGTCACAGAAGAAATATCAGATg gggAAATGGAGTCTGATCAAGAAGATCACAAATCTAGAAGTAAGTCAGTAGCAAGTGACAAAAAGCAGGAAAAAGACAATAACATTAGTCATGAAGATCTATCTGATGTCTCAGACTTAGACTCAGAAAATGGGGACATGGAAAAAAAG ACAAAGTCTAAACCTAAGTCACCTCCATTGAACCATGAAAGTGTGAATGGCAATGTTGACTCCAACCCAAGGACATCTCCAAAAAGTGATACCAGGACAGAAAACTCAAAACTCGAGAAA TTGCCACAAGAAAAGACAAGTAACACAGAGGATGGCGAGGAACAGTTAGATTTTGAAGCAGAAGAAGGGGAATGCATAGAAACCAAACAAAAAGACCACTCCAATGGAGAAATTGACACACAAGCGGGAGAAAATG AGGAGACAAAACCAGGACGGAGATCTAGAGGTTCATCGTTAGAGGAGGGCGAGGTATCGGATGAGGCAGAACGGAGGCCAGAGGAAAGCGAGCCCCGACCCGTCTGCAGATTCTTCTCAAGGGGAGCGTGTACCTGGGGAATCAGTTGCAG GTTCCTTCACCCGGGCGTGACGGACAAGGGCAACTATAACATGTTTGACGTCGTCCGCGGCATGCCCGCCAGCGGCGCGTACGTGCGCGACACCGCCCCGCCAGAGTCCGCCTGGGAGCGGGGACTGAGGACCGCTAAGGAG atGCTTCGCATAGCGAACAAGCGTAAGGAACAAGATATGGACTTTGAGGAGAAGAAACTTCATCTGTCACTCGGCGGCGCCGCTCACGACCCCGACGCGGAGCTGGCCTATGCTGCCGCCGCTGTTGGCGCTTCGCCCCCCGCCATTGAGCCAGCAGCCAGAGATCCGGAGGTCTTCAG TAGGCCGTACGGCGGAGTGATGTACCGCGGTCGCTTCCCGCGGCCGGCGGACGAGCGCGAGCGGTACTACGAGCGCGAGCGCGGCTACGAGCGCGGCTTCGAGCGCCCCTACTACGACGACCACGGGCCCCCGGACGACGTCACCTACCACAAG CGTCGAGTGCGATCGTCCCGCGAAGTTATCGTCCAACGCGCCGAAGTGGAGCGGCGCGAGGGACGCGAGGGGCGGGAGCGGgagcgcggggggcggggcgacgaGTGGGCGGACCCGTGGATGCGCACcgagccgcgccgccgccgcccgccgtcgTCAGACGACAGCTACTCGTCGTCCAG CTCTTTAAATTCCAGCTCGCGTAGTTCCGGATCTCCGGGTGGTCGGCGCAAGAGGAGGGGTTCGCCAGCTTCTAAACAAAG GTTGTCTCCGTCCGTGATCGTCCGCGAGCGGCGGTTGGCGACCGCGCGCGCGACCGCCATGAACCctcccgcgccgcgccgccgcgccccaTCGCCAGCCGCCCGCCAGCTAGCGGTCAACCCCTCCCCGCCCGTCTCCGCCGCCGCCTACAGACACAAG GAGGAAATGGATCCTTACGGTCGTAGCAAAGCTTCAAGTAGAAATAGGAACCGAAAGAAATACTCGAGGTCTTCGTCATCGGGATCAG AGTCGTCGTCATCGTCCAGCGAGTCGGAGAGCGAGTCGcgatcatcatcatcttcgGGCAGCTCGGGTGCCCGCCGCGCTCGACAGGCGCGCCTGTTGAACGCCGCAGCGAGACCTAATAG aTTGAATTCTAAATCGACGCTAGGGGCACCCACTGGGGTGATGAGTAAAAAGGAATCGTCCATGGAAAAAG aaGCAGCGTCACGAAAGCGAACCGCGACATCGCCGGTGGGCGGAGCCGCCGCAAAGAAATCAGTCTCGAGGAGGGAGGAGTTACTCAAACAATTGAAGGCCGTTGAAGACGCCATTGCGAGGAAGCGGTCCAAAATATAA
- the LOC121739309 gene encoding zinc finger CCCH domain-containing protein 18-like isoform X3, whose protein sequence is MDSEDSRDASGDGHSSSSSSSSSRSRRSSSSESSKKGPKSPQSPRSNGHGPRSPSPESHSQSSHRSGKKPQSPDNMSGAHSDINSPENSLPGSPLGPKSPDAPKSPNEAVFNARSPEPPSSPPPHSGPRTPQSPSSSIKSPVSRSQPVSPDSGSQIASPPRDAEPRSQTSSPSPDRGSSQSSPRRSPVKKNDWSPKEKWRRHTKAEQKMVATSRARSRSESSQSSRSSSYNKRSTKDPVTEEISDGEMESDQEDHKSRSKSVASDKKQEKDNNISHEDLSDVSDLDSENGDMEKKTKSKPKSPPLNHESVNGNVDSNPRTSPKSDTRTENSKLEKLPQEKTSNTEDGEEQLDFEAEEGECIETKQKDHSNGEIDTQAGENEETKPGRRSRGSSLEEGEVSDEAERRPEESEPRPVCRFFSRGACTWGISCRFLHPGVTDKGNYNMFDVVRGMPASGAYVRDTAPPESAWERGLRTAKEMLRIANKRKEQDMDFEEKKLHLSLGGAAHDPDAELAYAAAAVGASPPAIEPAARDPEVFSRPYGGVMYRGRFPRPADERERYYERERGYERGFERPYYDDHGPPDDVTYHKRRVRSSREVIVQRAEVERREGREGRERERGGRGDEWADPWMRTEPRRRRPPSSDDSYSSSSSRSSGSPGGRRKRRGSPASKQRLSPSVIVRERRLATARATAMNPPAPRRRAPSPAARQLAVNPSPPVSAAAYRHKEEMDPYGRSKASSRNRNRKKYSRSSSSGSESSSSSSESESESRSSSSSGSSGARRARQARLLNAAARPNRLNSKSTLGAPTGVMSKKESSMEKEAASRKRTATSPVGGAAAKKSVSRREELLKQLKAVEDAIARKRSKI, encoded by the exons ATGGACTCTGAAGATTCTCGAGATGCTTCTGGTGATGGACATTCTTCATCAAGTAGTAGCTCCAGTTCTAGGAGCCGAAGAAGTTCCTCTTCAGAGAGTTCAAAGAAAGGACCAAAATCTCCGCAGTCACCTAGATCCAACGGCCACGGCCCTAGATCACCTTCACCAGAAAGTCATTCCCAGTCCAGTCATAGATCAGGCAAAAAGCCCCAATCTCCGGATAACATGAGCGGAGCTCATTCAGATATTAACTCACCTGAGAACTCATTACCGGGTTCCCCACTTGGGCCAAAGTCACCTGATGCACCAAAATCGCCAAATGAAGCTGTCTTCAATGCTCGCTCTCCGGAGCCTCCATCGTCCCCACCTCCTCACAGTGGGCCCCGGACACCACAATCACCCAGCAGTTCTATCAAGTCCCCTGTGTCCAGGTCTCAGCCTGTCTCGCCAGATTCAGGTTCACAGATTGCATCACCTCCCCGTGATGCCGAGCCAAGGTCACAAACTTCCAGCCCTTCCCCCGATCGGGGATCATCTCAGTCCTCCCCCCGTAGGTCCCCAGTCAAAAAGAATGACTGGAGTCCCAAAGAGAAGTGGAGAAGGCACACTAAAGCTGAACAAAAAATGGTGGCCACGTCACGAGCTAGGAGTCGATCGGAATCTAGCCAGTCTAGCAGAAGCTCATCATACAATAAGAGGAGTACTAAAGATCCAGTCACAGAAGAAATATCAGATg gggAAATGGAGTCTGATCAAGAAGATCACAAATCTAGAAGTAAGTCAGTAGCAAGTGACAAAAAGCAGGAAAAAGACAATAACATTAGTCATGAAGATCTATCTGATGTCTCAGACTTAGACTCAGAAAATGGGGACATGGAAAAAAAG ACAAAGTCTAAACCTAAGTCACCTCCATTGAACCATGAAAGTGTGAATGGCAATGTTGACTCCAACCCAAGGACATCTCCAAAAAGTGATACCAGGACAGAAAACTCAAAACTCGAGAAA TTGCCACAAGAAAAGACAAGTAACACAGAGGATGGCGAGGAACAGTTAGATTTTGAAGCAGAAGAAGGGGAATGCATAGAAACCAAACAAAAAGACCACTCCAATGGAGAAATTGACACACAAGCGGGAGAAAATG AGGAGACAAAACCAGGACGGAGATCTAGAGGTTCATCGTTAGAGGAGGGCGAGGTATCGGATGAGGCAGAACGGAGGCCAGAGGAAAGCGAGCCCCGACCCGTCTGCAGATTCTTCTCAAGGGGAGCGTGTACCTGGGGAATCAGTTGCAG GTTCCTTCACCCGGGCGTGACGGACAAGGGCAACTATAACATGTTTGACGTCGTCCGCGGCATGCCCGCCAGCGGCGCGTACGTGCGCGACACCGCCCCGCCAGAGTCCGCCTGGGAGCGGGGACTGAGGACCGCTAAGGAG atGCTTCGCATAGCGAACAAGCGTAAGGAACAAGATATGGACTTTGAGGAGAAGAAACTTCATCTGTCACTCGGCGGCGCCGCTCACGACCCCGACGCGGAGCTGGCCTATGCTGCCGCCGCTGTTGGCGCTTCGCCCCCCGCCATTGAGCCAGCAGCCAGAGATCCGGAGGTCTTCAG TAGGCCGTACGGCGGAGTGATGTACCGCGGTCGCTTCCCGCGGCCGGCGGACGAGCGCGAGCGGTACTACGAGCGCGAGCGCGGCTACGAGCGCGGCTTCGAGCGCCCCTACTACGACGACCACGGGCCCCCGGACGACGTCACCTACCACAAG CGTCGAGTGCGATCGTCCCGCGAAGTTATCGTCCAACGCGCCGAAGTGGAGCGGCGCGAGGGACGCGAGGGGCGGGAGCGGgagcgcggggggcggggcgacgaGTGGGCGGACCCGTGGATGCGCACcgagccgcgccgccgccgcccgccgtcgTCAGACGACAGCTACTCGTCGTCCAG CTCGCGTAGTTCCGGATCTCCGGGTGGTCGGCGCAAGAGGAGGGGTTCGCCAGCTTCTAAACAAAG GTTGTCTCCGTCCGTGATCGTCCGCGAGCGGCGGTTGGCGACCGCGCGCGCGACCGCCATGAACCctcccgcgccgcgccgccgcgccccaTCGCCAGCCGCCCGCCAGCTAGCGGTCAACCCCTCCCCGCCCGTCTCCGCCGCCGCCTACAGACACAAG GAGGAAATGGATCCTTACGGTCGTAGCAAAGCTTCAAGTAGAAATAGGAACCGAAAGAAATACTCGAGGTCTTCGTCATCGGGATCAG AGTCGTCGTCATCGTCCAGCGAGTCGGAGAGCGAGTCGcgatcatcatcatcttcgGGCAGCTCGGGTGCCCGCCGCGCTCGACAGGCGCGCCTGTTGAACGCCGCAGCGAGACCTAATAG aTTGAATTCTAAATCGACGCTAGGGGCACCCACTGGGGTGATGAGTAAAAAGGAATCGTCCATGGAAAAAG aaGCAGCGTCACGAAAGCGAACCGCGACATCGCCGGTGGGCGGAGCCGCCGCAAAGAAATCAGTCTCGAGGAGGGAGGAGTTACTCAAACAATTGAAGGCCGTTGAAGACGCCATTGCGAGGAAGCGGTCCAAAATATAA
- the LOC121739309 gene encoding zinc finger CCCH domain-containing protein 18-like isoform X5 gives MDSEDSRDASGDGHSSSSSSSSSRSRRSSSSESSKKGPKSPQSPRSNGHGPRSPSPESHSQSSHRSGKKPQSPDNMSGAHSDINSPENSLPGSPLGPKSPDAPKSPNEAVFNARSPEPPSSPPPHSGPRTPQSPSSSIKSPVSRSQPVSPDSGSQIASPPRDAEPRSQTSSPSPDRGSSQSSPRRSPVKKNDWSPKEKWRRHTKAEQKMVATSRARSRSESSQSSRSSSYNKRSTKDPVTEEISDGEMESDQEDHKSRSKSVASDKKQEKDNNISHEDLSDVSDLDSENGDMEKKTKSKPKSPPLNHESVNGNVDSNPRTSPKSDTRTENSKLEKLPQEKTSNTEDGEEQLDFEAEEGECIETKQKDHSNGEIDTQAGENEETKPGRRSRGSSLEEGEVSDEAERRPEESEPRPVCRFFSRGACTWGISCRFLHPGVTDKGNYNMFDVVRGMPASGAYVRDTAPPESAWERGLRTAKEMLRIANKRKEQDMDFEEKKLHLSLGGAAHDPDAELAYAAAAVGASPPAIEPAARDPEVFSRPYGGVMYRGRFPRPADERERYYERERGYERGFERPYYDDHGPPDDVTYHKRRVRSSREVIVQRAEVERREGREGRERERGGRGDEWADPWMRTEPRRRRPPSSDDSYSSSRLSPSVIVRERRLATARATAMNPPAPRRRAPSPAARQLAVNPSPPVSAAAYRHKEEMDPYGRSKASSRNRNRKKYSRSSSSGSESSSSSSESESESRSSSSSGSSGARRARQARLLNAAARPNRLNSKSTLGAPTGVMSKKESSMEKEAASRKRTATSPVGGAAAKKSVSRREELLKQLKAVEDAIARKRSKI, from the exons ATGGACTCTGAAGATTCTCGAGATGCTTCTGGTGATGGACATTCTTCATCAAGTAGTAGCTCCAGTTCTAGGAGCCGAAGAAGTTCCTCTTCAGAGAGTTCAAAGAAAGGACCAAAATCTCCGCAGTCACCTAGATCCAACGGCCACGGCCCTAGATCACCTTCACCAGAAAGTCATTCCCAGTCCAGTCATAGATCAGGCAAAAAGCCCCAATCTCCGGATAACATGAGCGGAGCTCATTCAGATATTAACTCACCTGAGAACTCATTACCGGGTTCCCCACTTGGGCCAAAGTCACCTGATGCACCAAAATCGCCAAATGAAGCTGTCTTCAATGCTCGCTCTCCGGAGCCTCCATCGTCCCCACCTCCTCACAGTGGGCCCCGGACACCACAATCACCCAGCAGTTCTATCAAGTCCCCTGTGTCCAGGTCTCAGCCTGTCTCGCCAGATTCAGGTTCACAGATTGCATCACCTCCCCGTGATGCCGAGCCAAGGTCACAAACTTCCAGCCCTTCCCCCGATCGGGGATCATCTCAGTCCTCCCCCCGTAGGTCCCCAGTCAAAAAGAATGACTGGAGTCCCAAAGAGAAGTGGAGAAGGCACACTAAAGCTGAACAAAAAATGGTGGCCACGTCACGAGCTAGGAGTCGATCGGAATCTAGCCAGTCTAGCAGAAGCTCATCATACAATAAGAGGAGTACTAAAGATCCAGTCACAGAAGAAATATCAGATg gggAAATGGAGTCTGATCAAGAAGATCACAAATCTAGAAGTAAGTCAGTAGCAAGTGACAAAAAGCAGGAAAAAGACAATAACATTAGTCATGAAGATCTATCTGATGTCTCAGACTTAGACTCAGAAAATGGGGACATGGAAAAAAAG ACAAAGTCTAAACCTAAGTCACCTCCATTGAACCATGAAAGTGTGAATGGCAATGTTGACTCCAACCCAAGGACATCTCCAAAAAGTGATACCAGGACAGAAAACTCAAAACTCGAGAAA TTGCCACAAGAAAAGACAAGTAACACAGAGGATGGCGAGGAACAGTTAGATTTTGAAGCAGAAGAAGGGGAATGCATAGAAACCAAACAAAAAGACCACTCCAATGGAGAAATTGACACACAAGCGGGAGAAAATG AGGAGACAAAACCAGGACGGAGATCTAGAGGTTCATCGTTAGAGGAGGGCGAGGTATCGGATGAGGCAGAACGGAGGCCAGAGGAAAGCGAGCCCCGACCCGTCTGCAGATTCTTCTCAAGGGGAGCGTGTACCTGGGGAATCAGTTGCAG GTTCCTTCACCCGGGCGTGACGGACAAGGGCAACTATAACATGTTTGACGTCGTCCGCGGCATGCCCGCCAGCGGCGCGTACGTGCGCGACACCGCCCCGCCAGAGTCCGCCTGGGAGCGGGGACTGAGGACCGCTAAGGAG atGCTTCGCATAGCGAACAAGCGTAAGGAACAAGATATGGACTTTGAGGAGAAGAAACTTCATCTGTCACTCGGCGGCGCCGCTCACGACCCCGACGCGGAGCTGGCCTATGCTGCCGCCGCTGTTGGCGCTTCGCCCCCCGCCATTGAGCCAGCAGCCAGAGATCCGGAGGTCTTCAG TAGGCCGTACGGCGGAGTGATGTACCGCGGTCGCTTCCCGCGGCCGGCGGACGAGCGCGAGCGGTACTACGAGCGCGAGCGCGGCTACGAGCGCGGCTTCGAGCGCCCCTACTACGACGACCACGGGCCCCCGGACGACGTCACCTACCACAAG CGTCGAGTGCGATCGTCCCGCGAAGTTATCGTCCAACGCGCCGAAGTGGAGCGGCGCGAGGGACGCGAGGGGCGGGAGCGGgagcgcggggggcggggcgacgaGTGGGCGGACCCGTGGATGCGCACcgagccgcgccgccgccgcccgccgtcgTCAGACGACAGCTACTCGTCGTCCAG GTTGTCTCCGTCCGTGATCGTCCGCGAGCGGCGGTTGGCGACCGCGCGCGCGACCGCCATGAACCctcccgcgccgcgccgccgcgccccaTCGCCAGCCGCCCGCCAGCTAGCGGTCAACCCCTCCCCGCCCGTCTCCGCCGCCGCCTACAGACACAAG GAGGAAATGGATCCTTACGGTCGTAGCAAAGCTTCAAGTAGAAATAGGAACCGAAAGAAATACTCGAGGTCTTCGTCATCGGGATCAG AGTCGTCGTCATCGTCCAGCGAGTCGGAGAGCGAGTCGcgatcatcatcatcttcgGGCAGCTCGGGTGCCCGCCGCGCTCGACAGGCGCGCCTGTTGAACGCCGCAGCGAGACCTAATAG aTTGAATTCTAAATCGACGCTAGGGGCACCCACTGGGGTGATGAGTAAAAAGGAATCGTCCATGGAAAAAG aaGCAGCGTCACGAAAGCGAACCGCGACATCGCCGGTGGGCGGAGCCGCCGCAAAGAAATCAGTCTCGAGGAGGGAGGAGTTACTCAAACAATTGAAGGCCGTTGAAGACGCCATTGCGAGGAAGCGGTCCAAAATATAA
- the LOC121739309 gene encoding zinc finger CCCH domain-containing protein 18-like isoform X2: MDSEDSRDASGDGHSSSSSSSSSRSRRSSSSESSKKGPKSPQSPRSNGHGPRSPSPESHSQSSHRSGKKPQSPDNMSGAHSDINSPENSLPGSPLGPKSPDAPKSPNEAVFNARSPEPPSSPPPHSGPRTPQSPSSSIKSPVSRSQPVSPDSGSQIASPPRDAEPRSQTSSPSPDRGSSQSSPRRSPVKKNDWSPKEKWRRHTKAEQKMVATSRARSRSESSQSSRSSSYNKRSTKDPVTEEISDGEMESDQEDHKSRSKSVASDKKQEKDNNISHEDLSDVSDLDSENGDMEKKTKSKPKSPPLNHESVNGNVDSNPRTSPKSDTRTENSKLEKLPQEKTSNTEDGEEQLDFEAEEGECIETKQKDHSNGEIDTQAGENEETKPGRRSRGSSLEEGEVSDEAERRPEESEPRPVCRFFSRGACTWGISCRFLHPGVTDKGNYNMFDVVRGMPASGAYVRDTAPPESAWERGLRTAKEMLRIANKRKEQDMDFEEKKLHLSLGGAAHDPDAELAYAAAAVGASPPAIEPAARDPEVFRPYGGVMYRGRFPRPADERERYYERERGYERGFERPYYDDHGPPDDVTYHKRRVRSSREVIVQRAEVERREGREGRERERGGRGDEWADPWMRTEPRRRRPPSSDDSYSSSSSLNSSSRSSGSPGGRRKRRGSPASKQRLSPSVIVRERRLATARATAMNPPAPRRRAPSPAARQLAVNPSPPVSAAAYRHKEEMDPYGRSKASSRNRNRKKYSRSSSSGSESSSSSSESESESRSSSSSGSSGARRARQARLLNAAARPNRLNSKSTLGAPTGVMSKKESSMEKEAASRKRTATSPVGGAAAKKSVSRREELLKQLKAVEDAIARKRSKI, encoded by the exons ATGGACTCTGAAGATTCTCGAGATGCTTCTGGTGATGGACATTCTTCATCAAGTAGTAGCTCCAGTTCTAGGAGCCGAAGAAGTTCCTCTTCAGAGAGTTCAAAGAAAGGACCAAAATCTCCGCAGTCACCTAGATCCAACGGCCACGGCCCTAGATCACCTTCACCAGAAAGTCATTCCCAGTCCAGTCATAGATCAGGCAAAAAGCCCCAATCTCCGGATAACATGAGCGGAGCTCATTCAGATATTAACTCACCTGAGAACTCATTACCGGGTTCCCCACTTGGGCCAAAGTCACCTGATGCACCAAAATCGCCAAATGAAGCTGTCTTCAATGCTCGCTCTCCGGAGCCTCCATCGTCCCCACCTCCTCACAGTGGGCCCCGGACACCACAATCACCCAGCAGTTCTATCAAGTCCCCTGTGTCCAGGTCTCAGCCTGTCTCGCCAGATTCAGGTTCACAGATTGCATCACCTCCCCGTGATGCCGAGCCAAGGTCACAAACTTCCAGCCCTTCCCCCGATCGGGGATCATCTCAGTCCTCCCCCCGTAGGTCCCCAGTCAAAAAGAATGACTGGAGTCCCAAAGAGAAGTGGAGAAGGCACACTAAAGCTGAACAAAAAATGGTGGCCACGTCACGAGCTAGGAGTCGATCGGAATCTAGCCAGTCTAGCAGAAGCTCATCATACAATAAGAGGAGTACTAAAGATCCAGTCACAGAAGAAATATCAGATg gggAAATGGAGTCTGATCAAGAAGATCACAAATCTAGAAGTAAGTCAGTAGCAAGTGACAAAAAGCAGGAAAAAGACAATAACATTAGTCATGAAGATCTATCTGATGTCTCAGACTTAGACTCAGAAAATGGGGACATGGAAAAAAAG ACAAAGTCTAAACCTAAGTCACCTCCATTGAACCATGAAAGTGTGAATGGCAATGTTGACTCCAACCCAAGGACATCTCCAAAAAGTGATACCAGGACAGAAAACTCAAAACTCGAGAAA TTGCCACAAGAAAAGACAAGTAACACAGAGGATGGCGAGGAACAGTTAGATTTTGAAGCAGAAGAAGGGGAATGCATAGAAACCAAACAAAAAGACCACTCCAATGGAGAAATTGACACACAAGCGGGAGAAAATG AGGAGACAAAACCAGGACGGAGATCTAGAGGTTCATCGTTAGAGGAGGGCGAGGTATCGGATGAGGCAGAACGGAGGCCAGAGGAAAGCGAGCCCCGACCCGTCTGCAGATTCTTCTCAAGGGGAGCGTGTACCTGGGGAATCAGTTGCAG GTTCCTTCACCCGGGCGTGACGGACAAGGGCAACTATAACATGTTTGACGTCGTCCGCGGCATGCCCGCCAGCGGCGCGTACGTGCGCGACACCGCCCCGCCAGAGTCCGCCTGGGAGCGGGGACTGAGGACCGCTAAGGAG atGCTTCGCATAGCGAACAAGCGTAAGGAACAAGATATGGACTTTGAGGAGAAGAAACTTCATCTGTCACTCGGCGGCGCCGCTCACGACCCCGACGCGGAGCTGGCCTATGCTGCCGCCGCTGTTGGCGCTTCGCCCCCCGCCATTGAGCCAGCAGCCAGAGATCCGGAGGTCTTCAG GCCGTACGGCGGAGTGATGTACCGCGGTCGCTTCCCGCGGCCGGCGGACGAGCGCGAGCGGTACTACGAGCGCGAGCGCGGCTACGAGCGCGGCTTCGAGCGCCCCTACTACGACGACCACGGGCCCCCGGACGACGTCACCTACCACAAG CGTCGAGTGCGATCGTCCCGCGAAGTTATCGTCCAACGCGCCGAAGTGGAGCGGCGCGAGGGACGCGAGGGGCGGGAGCGGgagcgcggggggcggggcgacgaGTGGGCGGACCCGTGGATGCGCACcgagccgcgccgccgccgcccgccgtcgTCAGACGACAGCTACTCGTCGTCCAG CTCTTTAAATTCCAGCTCGCGTAGTTCCGGATCTCCGGGTGGTCGGCGCAAGAGGAGGGGTTCGCCAGCTTCTAAACAAAG GTTGTCTCCGTCCGTGATCGTCCGCGAGCGGCGGTTGGCGACCGCGCGCGCGACCGCCATGAACCctcccgcgccgcgccgccgcgccccaTCGCCAGCCGCCCGCCAGCTAGCGGTCAACCCCTCCCCGCCCGTCTCCGCCGCCGCCTACAGACACAAG GAGGAAATGGATCCTTACGGTCGTAGCAAAGCTTCAAGTAGAAATAGGAACCGAAAGAAATACTCGAGGTCTTCGTCATCGGGATCAG AGTCGTCGTCATCGTCCAGCGAGTCGGAGAGCGAGTCGcgatcatcatcatcttcgGGCAGCTCGGGTGCCCGCCGCGCTCGACAGGCGCGCCTGTTGAACGCCGCAGCGAGACCTAATAG aTTGAATTCTAAATCGACGCTAGGGGCACCCACTGGGGTGATGAGTAAAAAGGAATCGTCCATGGAAAAAG aaGCAGCGTCACGAAAGCGAACCGCGACATCGCCGGTGGGCGGAGCCGCCGCAAAGAAATCAGTCTCGAGGAGGGAGGAGTTACTCAAACAATTGAAGGCCGTTGAAGACGCCATTGCGAGGAAGCGGTCCAAAATATAA